The DNA sequence CGACCGTGGTCTCGTCCTTGGTCACCTGGACCTTGCGGGCCCGGCCCAGCATGTCGATGGTCACCGCGTCGAGCTTCAGGCCGAGCTCCTCGCTGACGACCTGGCCGCCGGTGAGGATCGAGATGTCGGTCAGCATCGCCTTGCGGCGGTCACCGAAGCCGGGTGCCTTGACGGCAACCGACTTGAAGGTGCCGCGCACCTTGTTGACGATCAGGGTGGCCAGCGCCTCGCCCTCGACGTCCTCGGCGATGATCAGCAGCGGCTTGCCCGACTGCATGATCTTCTCCAGGATCGGGAGCAGGTCCTTGACCGAGGAGATCTTGCTGTTGACGATCAGGATGTAGGGGTCGTCGAGGACGGCCTCCATCCGCTCCGGGTCGGTCCAGAAGTAGGGCGAGATGTAGCCCTTGTCGAAGCGCATACCCTCGGTGAGCTCCAGCTCCAGGCCGAAGGTGTTGCTCTCCTCGACGGTGATGACGCCTTCCTTGCCGACCTTGTCCATCGCCTCGGCGATGATCTCGCCGACGCTGGAGTCACCGGCGGAGATCGACGCGGTGGACGCGATCTGCTCCTTGGTCTCCACGTCCTTGGCGAGCTTGCTCAGCTCCTCCGCGACGTTGGCGACGGCGGCCTCGATGCCCCGCTTCAGGGCCATCGGGTTCGCGCCGGCCGCGACGTTGCGCAGGCCCTCGCGGACCAGAGCCTGGGCCAGGACGGTCGCCGTCGTCGTGCCGTCACCGGCCACGTCGTCGGTCTTCTTGGCGACCTCCTTGACCAGCTCGGCGCCGATCTTCTCGTACGGGTCCTCGAGCTCGATCTCCTTGGCGATGCTCACACCATCGTTGGTGATGGTGGGGGCACCCCACTTCTTTTCGAGCACGACGTTGCGGCCCTTCGGGCCCAGCGTCACCTTGACGGCGTCGGCGAGGGTGTTCATGCCCCGCTCGAGACCGCGGCGCGCCTCTTCGTCGAACGCGATCATCTTGGCCATACGGCGTTGTCCTCCTGGACGCTCGCAGCACCGGAGCCGGTCAGCTCCGCCATGCCGCCTGCTCTACGCACCTTCGGACGTCACTACCTGGCGACAGTGACGTCCGCCGGCCGGGCCGGATAGCCCGCGACGACCGGCCATCTCCGTCACCCCGCGAAGCGGGACGACGGCGGTGGCCCCACCGCCCCGACCTTTGGCACTCCCGGTTGGCGAGTGCCAATCCTTGTTTAGCACTCTCCCCTGTCGAGTGCAAGCGAACAGCAACTTGCCGCCCGACGTACCCCTTCGGGCCGCACGGCCGCCGACGGCGGTCACGGTCAAGATCAGGTGGGCAGGGCCCGCACAGCGGGCCCGGCGCGGGTAGGCAGGATCGCCGGCCGGCGAGACGACCGGTCGCCGGGTGGCGAGACGATGAAAGGCGCCGGCTCCACGAGGAGAACCGACGCCTTGCGGGTACGCAGACTTGTGTCGACTTATCGGATACGCCGCCGTCCGGTCGGGCGGCCGCACCGACCACCGGACG is a window from the Solwaraspora sp. WMMD792 genome containing:
- the groL gene encoding chaperonin GroEL (60 kDa chaperone family; promotes refolding of misfolded polypeptides especially under stressful conditions; forms two stacked rings of heptamers to form a barrel-shaped 14mer; ends can be capped by GroES; misfolded proteins enter the barrel where they are refolded when GroES binds); its protein translation is MAKMIAFDEEARRGLERGMNTLADAVKVTLGPKGRNVVLEKKWGAPTITNDGVSIAKEIELEDPYEKIGAELVKEVAKKTDDVAGDGTTTATVLAQALVREGLRNVAAGANPMALKRGIEAAVANVAEELSKLAKDVETKEQIASTASISAGDSSVGEIIAEAMDKVGKEGVITVEESNTFGLELELTEGMRFDKGYISPYFWTDPERMEAVLDDPYILIVNSKISSVKDLLPILEKIMQSGKPLLIIAEDVEGEALATLIVNKVRGTFKSVAVKAPGFGDRRKAMLTDISILTGGQVVSEELGLKLDAVTIDMLGRARKVQVTKDETTVVDGAGDAEQIQGRVNQIRAEIEKSDSDYDREKLQERLAKLAGGVAVIKVGAATEVELKERKHRIEDAVRNAKAAVEEGIVPGGGVALVQAGKTAFDKLDLVGDEATGAQIVKIALDAPLRQIAVNAGLEGGVVVEKVRNLEAGHGLNAANGDYVDLLQAGIIDPAKVTRSALQNASSIAALFLTTEAVVADKPEKTPAPAGAPGGGEMDF